ACTCGGTGCAACGGGTTGCAACGAAAAGGTCTTTTTCGAACAGGTATCTTCGGTTGCGGTCCGGACGCAGCTCGAAGCTGCGCTAGATTTCGTGCGCGAGGGCGACACCTTGGCCGTGACGCGGCTGGATCGGCTTGCTCGATCCACGGCGGACCTGCTTGCCATCATCGCGCGGCTTGAGGTGAAGGGCGTATCCCTTCGCATCTTAGATTTCGGCGGAACATCGGTGGATACGAAGTCGCCTTCCGGCAGGTTGATGCTGACCATGTTCGGCGCGCTCGCCCAATTCGAGCGTGAGCTGATGCTGACCCGGCAGCGGGAGGGGATTGAGAAGGCAAAGGCGGAGGGCCGCTACAAGGGGAGGGTGCCAACCGCGCGGGCGAAGGCCAAGGATGTGTTCGCCCTGTCGGATGCTGGTACCGGCGCAAAGGCAATAGCGGCGAAGCTCTCGATCTCCCGGGCCTCGGTTTATCGAATATTGGCCGACAGCAAGCCGGGTGTCCGAGCATGAGCGGGAACTGGTATAATGGCTTCTCGCCAGCCGACCGGACCAAGGGCGCCAACTTGCTCCGGCGCGCGCTGCGCGAGGGTACCGTCCTCCCGGCGAGCATCTGCTCCATGTGCGGCAGGGTGCCTTCGGGGCTTGGTTATCATAATGAAGACTACAGGAAGCCGCTGACGGCCTATCCCATCTGTCGCCGCTGCCACTATGCGATCCATATCCGCTTTCGGCGACCTTACTATTGGCGCGAGTTTATCGCACCGCTGGATCGGAATGGATGGTTCCAGAACCTCACCCCTGATCCGGCGTCCTTATATCGACCTTACGACCTCACCTATCCCGAGGGCGGCACCGCTCACTCACTGCTGACCGGCGGCTCTTACGCAACTTGCAGGCAGTCAGTAGCGCACAATCTTGCCTACCTATTTA
The genomic region above belongs to Sphingomonas sp. IW22 and contains:
- a CDS encoding recombinase family protein, whose amino-acid sequence is MLIGYARTSTTEQTAGLQAQLRELGATGCNEKVFFEQVSSVAVRTQLEAALDFVREGDTLAVTRLDRLARSTADLLAIIARLEVKGVSLRILDFGGTSVDTKSPSGRLMLTMFGALAQFERELMLTRQREGIEKAKAEGRYKGRVPTARAKAKDVFALSDAGTGAKAIAAKLSISRASVYRILADSKPGVRA